A portion of the Methanomassiliicoccus sp. genome contains these proteins:
- a CDS encoding ion channel, whose protein sequence is MAEMSKRQPVPMGTRIKAPLLGLLAQSKYLAIWVTFVLLMVLTPFTKGPIGAIILSIIFSLILISGILTVSDDRRLLVIGLIPLTIALITRWTSFLIGETELQAVSALFATITLAYITVLVFSSLFKAHEVTTVVIWQAISVYLLIGLTWASLFLLVELLSPGSLLDSLDPSAPMAYPAIVYYSFVTLATLGYGDITPMTTTTRGLAVLEVLTGVLFMAILISRLVGVWKPGKKGE, encoded by the coding sequence ATGGCCGAGATGAGTAAGAGGCAGCCAGTGCCTATGGGGACACGGATCAAGGCTCCCCTCCTTGGATTATTGGCACAGAGCAAATACCTCGCAATATGGGTAACCTTCGTTCTGCTCATGGTCCTGACGCCATTCACCAAGGGCCCCATCGGTGCAATCATCTTGTCCATCATCTTTTCGCTCATCCTGATCTCAGGGATACTGACAGTCAGTGACGACCGGCGGTTGCTGGTGATCGGGCTGATCCCTCTGACTATAGCCCTGATCACGCGGTGGACCAGCTTCCTGATCGGAGAAACGGAACTGCAGGCGGTCTCTGCTCTATTCGCCACCATCACCCTGGCATACATCACCGTTCTGGTGTTCTCTTCCCTCTTCAAGGCCCATGAGGTCACCACGGTCGTCATCTGGCAAGCTATTTCCGTTTACCTGCTCATCGGTCTTACCTGGGCATCGCTGTTCCTGCTCGTGGAGCTCCTGTCACCAGGATCTCTTCTCGACAGCCTCGATCCAAGCGCCCCCATGGCCTATCCTGCCATCGTCTACTACAGCTTCGTGACCTTGGCCACTCTTGGCTACGGAGATATCACACCCATGACCACCACTACTCGGGGATTGGCCGTGCTTGAGGTGCTGACAGGCGTCCTTTTCATGGCCATCCTGATCTCGCGGCTCGTAGGCGTATGGAAGCCAGGTAAGAAGGGAGAGTGA
- a CDS encoding DUF6198 family protein, with translation MKNKVRLPGEVALAMGLLLISFAVTLMVRADFGISTLSSLPYVLSRIFTGLSFGAWNLVFQVTLLIILLAVTKRFKAGYVISFILTMAFGTILDIFSGLLSALPSDLWLRAFYAVAAYFIMCVAISLMIGSKVPLMIVDSFIYDLTKHHEVSFRRMKTFIDIILVCLSAALSFVFLGTLTGVGIGTIIMALITGTGVHAATHLLREIVVIDPLSKTLGRMAA, from the coding sequence ATGAAGAATAAGGTGAGGCTACCGGGGGAGGTTGCTCTGGCGATGGGGTTGCTGCTCATCTCGTTCGCCGTCACCTTAATGGTAAGGGCGGACTTCGGGATTTCTACCTTATCCTCGCTCCCTTACGTCCTGAGCCGTATTTTCACCGGTCTCTCTTTCGGAGCCTGGAACCTGGTCTTCCAGGTTACTCTGTTAATCATCCTGTTGGCCGTAACCAAGAGGTTCAAGGCTGGCTATGTGATCTCATTTATCCTCACCATGGCGTTCGGCACAATCCTCGACATCTTCTCCGGCCTCCTGTCTGCCCTACCGTCAGACCTATGGCTCAGAGCGTTCTATGCGGTGGCAGCATATTTCATCATGTGCGTAGCCATTTCTCTGATGATCGGGTCGAAGGTCCCCCTCATGATCGTCGATTCGTTTATTTATGATCTGACCAAGCACCATGAAGTTTCCTTCAGGCGAATGAAGACTTTTATCGACATTATCCTGGTCTGTCTATCGGCAGCTCTTTCCTTTGTGTTCCTCGGAACCCTCACGGGGGTGGGCATAGGAACGATTATCATGGCCCTGATCACCGGCACCGGAGTTCATGCGGCCACCCATCTGCTCCGCGAAATCGTTGTAATCGACCCCCTTAGCAAGACCCTCGGCAGGATGGCCGCCTGA
- the cutA gene encoding divalent-cation tolerance protein CutA translates to MNVEMSSIFVTYPDERTARTISRFLIERRLAACSNIFAVCSIYRWRSEVEEASEFASLLKIRSEDFHAVEEAIRKMHPYEIPCIVRFELAEGSADYMRWIAESTKRPPEE, encoded by the coding sequence ATGAACGTGGAGATGTCCTCGATCTTCGTGACGTATCCTGATGAGCGGACCGCCCGCACCATCAGCAGGTTCTTGATAGAGAGGCGCCTCGCGGCCTGCTCCAACATCTTCGCAGTCTGCTCCATTTACCGGTGGAGGAGCGAGGTGGAGGAAGCTTCGGAGTTCGCCTCGCTCCTGAAGATCCGGTCGGAGGATTTTCATGCGGTGGAGGAGGCAATCAGAAAGATGCATCCATATGAGATCCCCTGCATCGTTCGCTTCGAACTGGCTGAAGGCTCCGCAGATTACATGAGGTGGATTGCGGAATCGACGAAAAGGCCTCCGGAGGAGTGA